A window of Paraburkholderia megapolitana genomic DNA:
GCTCCTCCCAGTAGCGCCGGTTGAGCAGGCCCGTGAGTCCGTCGGTGCGACTCAGATGCTCGAGCGTTCGGGTCTGTGCGGCGAGCTTGCGCGACATCCGGTACACGGACCAGCCGAGCGCGAGCGGATACAGCACGAGAACCGGCAGGCAGGCTATGACGATGTGCATCTGCGATTGCGGCGCGAGGACGAAGCCGAGCGTCGCGATACCGATCGCCGCGCCCACCAGATTCGCGGCGACGCCACGCAGAAAGAGCCGCAATCCGCCGGACGCAATGTTGTTCATGCTCAGCATGCTGAGCATCAGCACGCCGGGCAGCAGGTTGAAGCGGATCGCGACGAGCCAGAATCCGCCGAACACGGCATCGACCATCAGATTGCGCTGTTCGCTGCGATACGGCACGGCGCCTGCCAGCGCGGCGTAGCGTGCGAGATGCGGCCAGACGAAGCCGTACAACAGCAGTAGTGCCCATAGCAGCGGGCCGTGATGCAGTTGCAGGAATACCGGGGCGATGGAAATGAAGCCGAGCGCGAGCCCCGCCGTGCGCAAGCGATAGATGCGCTGGACGAATCGTTTGCCCTTTTTCGCCGCGTATTCCATGTCTGACATCGATCAGGCGCACACGAGTGGATCGCCGCGTCGGCGAATCGTCGTTTGCTCGTGGGTTGTTTCAGCAGAGTGATGCGGACCGGGTGTAGCCGCTGTACCAGCGGTTACGCCAGATGAGCCTGGCAAGCCTGATAATCGGTGAGCCGGCGAACGATGGTATCAGTAACCGCGATCCGGCGAACGACCTGCGCCGCGCTATCCCGCGAGGCTGCGGAACCGTTCGCGGTATTGCATCGGCGTCGCGCCGATGCGCTTCATGAAGATCGCACGCATGCGGTCGGCGGTGCCGAAGCCGCAGTCGTAGGCGACGGCTTTCAACACGCCGTCGCTACTTTCCAGCAGCTTGCGCGCGGCGTCCATGCGGGCGCGTTCCACGAATTCGTGCGGCGTGACGCCGGTTTCCTCGACGAAGACGCGCGCGAAGTTGCGCGCGCTCATGCCGGCGACATCGGCAAGCTCCCGAACCGTAAAGCGCTCGCGGATGTGTTCCATCACGTGGCGCTGGACCTTCGCGACTGGCGAGGCGTCGTCGGTGGGGGCGGTCAGATACGGGCTGAACTGGGACTGGCCGCCTTGCCGCTGGGCGAACACCACGAGCCGTTTTGCCACCGCGAGCGCGAGCCGCGGCCCGTGATCTTCGGCGACCAGCGCCAGCGAAAGATCGATCCCGGCCGTCACACCCGCCGACGTTACCAACCGGTCATCGCGCAGATAGATCCGGTCGAAGTCGACCTGCGCGCGCGGAAACTGGTCGGCGAGCTGTCGCGCATGCTGCCAGTGCGTGGTGACGCGACGTCCATCGAGCAACCCCGCATGTCCGAGCGCGAACGCACCGGTGCAGACCGAGCCGTAGAGCGCGCTGCGCGCAGCCGCCTGCACGATCCACGCGGTCAGACGCGCATCGGGCTGCGCGACCGGTAACGCCGGTCCGCCCGCGACGAGCACGAGATCGAAACGCTGCGGCACTTCGTCGAAGGTGCTGTCGGCCACGATGGCAAGCCCGTTCGATGCGCGCAGCACGCCTCGTTCAGGACCGACGACCGTGACGGCGTAATGCTCGCCGGCAGGCAGAAAGCCATTGGCTTCGCTGAAAACATCGAGCGGACCGGCGACGTCGAGCGCCTGTACGCCGGGAAAGATCGCGATGGCTACGCTGCGCATTCGAGGGTCTCGTCAGAGGGCGGGGTAGGCAAAAAAGCGCTATCGGCAGTGTTTGCCGTGCGGTTGGCAGTGTTGCACGGTTCGCCGGCGTTGTCCGCAGGCGGGCGATTGCCAATACTGAACGCATCGCCCCTTCACGGATGAACGCCATGAAAAAGCATCTCAGGACAGGAATGCGCAGCGCGCTTGCGGCTGAGCGTCGGGTACATCGCGCGCGACGGTTGGTGCTCGCCGCATCGTCCGCCGATGCCGATCGCGCAAACGCCGCGCACGCGCGCCAGGAAGCGTTGCTCGACGAAGCACTCGCCGAGACGTTTCCGGCCAGCGATCCCATTTCGCCGAGTTATATCGGCTGATCGAATGCGCGTTGCGCGGCTACCGCCCGATGCGCGATCTTTTCCCTATCGAGGACACTCACATGGCAACGACCATTGCAGGCATCAAGATTCCGGACAGCATCATGGCGCGCGAAGCAACCGATCTCGTGCGCGACACGGAAACCGATTTGCTGTTTCATCATTCGCGACGCGTGTTTCTGTTCGGCGCATTGACCGGCGAGCGCAAGGCACTCAAGTACGATCCGGAGCTTCTGTACATCGGCGCGATGTTTCATGACATGGGACTCGTCGAGCCGTATAGCAGCAAGGACGAACGCTTCGAGGTGGACGGTGCGAATGCCGCGCGCGATTTTCTGCTGCGGCATGGCATCGCCGAAACGGACATCGAGCAGGTCTGGGACGCGATTGCGTTGCATACGACGCCGGGCATTCCGAAGCACAAGAAGCCGGTCGTCGCGCTGGTCACCGCGGGTGTCGAGATGGACGTGCTCGGTCTCGCGTATCACGACTTCACGCAGGAGCAGCGCGATCAGGTGACGCACGCCCATCCGCGCGGCGAGGGCTTCAAGGAAGGCATTATCGATGCCTTCGCTCAAGGGACGATACACAAGCCAGAGACGACCTTCGGCAACGTGAAGGCGGACGTTCTGGCGCTGAAGGACCCGCATTATCACCGCGGCAACTTCTGCTCGATCATTCTTGGCTCGGCGTGGAAGCAGTGATACTAGTAGCGCTCACGCCGCGCCCGTGCGTGGGCATCAACCCGGCACAGCCGGGATCAGCCGCAGGCGCGTGATTTCCGAGGGCGCGCCCAGACGCTTGGGCGGTCCCCAGTAGCCGGTGCCGCGGCTCGTGTAGACCCACAGTCCGTTCAGTCGTGCGAGCCCTGCGGTGAACGGCTGCTGGAAGCGCACGAAGAAATTCCACGGGAAGAACTGGCCGCCGTGCGTGTGGCCGGAGAGTTGCAGCGTGAAACCGGCATCGGCGGCGGCGTCCGCTGTGCGCGGCTGATGCGCGAGCAGCACCTTGATGCGCACGTCGGACGGTGCGCCCAACAACGCGCCGGCTGGATCGCTGCGATGCGCGGGGTCGAAATGTCCGGCCGAATAATCGGTCACGCCCGCGATCACGAGCTGCGCGTCGTTATGGTCGATGACTTCGTGCTCGTTCATCAGCACGCGCAGGCCAAGACGCTGAAACTCGGCGATCCATGCATCGGCACCCGCGTAGTACTCGTGATTGCCGGTGACCAGATACGCGCCGTGCCGCGCGGTGAGGCGCGACAACGGACGTGTGTGTTCGGTCAACTGCTCGACGCTGCCGTCGACGACATCGCCCGTCACCGCAATCAGATCCGGCTTCAGACGGTTCACCGCATCGACGATCGCATCGACATAGCGGCCTTTGATCGTCGGGCCGACATGGATGTCGCTGATCTGCACGATCGTGAAGCCGTCGAGTGCGTTCGGTAGATCGTCGATCGGCACGTCGATCGTGACGACGCGGGCGCGTCGGCGGGCATTGAAAAATCCCACTGCTGTAGACAGCAGGGCGAGCAACGGAACCGCGGCCGCGCTGTTCGTGCGCCAGTGTGCGAGCGCGATCGTGTGCGGCCAGATTGCGTCGACGGTTAGCAGCGAGGCGAGCAGCAGATCGCGCACGAACGTCAGCACCAGCAGCGACGAAAAGAAGCCCATCGGCATCAGACCGAGCCATGCCAGCCGGTCGCCGAGCTTGGGTCGCGTCACGGTAATGCTTCGCGCGAGCATGCCGAGCGGAATCAGCAGACACGACAGCACGAGATAGAGCGCGGCAAGCCAGTGCCAGGTGCCGCCGACCGGAAGATCCGGAATCAGGCGAAAACCGACATAGACGTGAAACAGGATGCCGATGAGGATCAAGCGGATGAAGAACTGCGAAAAGCGGCGCATAAGGGAGGCAGCAGACAAGAAGGGCGGCAGTGCACCGGTACAGCAGGGGCTGACCGGCGGTCCATTCTACCGGCACTTGCCGGCGGCCGCTGAACGCCCGGTGGGCGGGGTTCTGGCGGTGTTTGCGCCGTTTTTGATGAGCGCTACCGGGTCTGGGGCGCACGGCGCAGTAGTGTTCTACGTGGCGCAACTGATCGACTGACGCGCTTGCCGGGCCGCCGCAATCGAAGCGCAAGTTCGTGCGTCGTTGGGCGAACCTTCCGGCGCGATAATGTCGCGTGTGTTTTCCTTTGCTGATAGCCCACGCCGACGCGCGCATACGTGTGTGCCGACGACGATTACTTCATGCCGATGCTTGACCTGTTCGACGATTTGCCCACCCCCGATGTGGCCTGGTTGCCCGACTGGCTCACTGCCGATACCGCCGCGCAATTTCTTGCGCGCGTGGCCAGCGAAGTTGCGTGGAAGCAAGACACGATGGGCACGCCGGCGGGCCGCATACCGTTACCGCGCCTCACTGCCTGGCAGGGTGAACCGGATGCCGTCTACACGTACTCGGGTATTCGCAACGTGCCTGACCGCTGGACGCCGGCGGTCGCCGAACTGAAATCGGCTGCCGAAGCTGCCAGCGGTGCGCGCTTTAACAGCGTGCTCTTGAACCGATATCGTCAGGGCAACGACAGCATGGGCTGGCACGCGGACGCCGAGCCGGAACTGGGTGCGCAACCGGTGATCGCCTCGGTGAGTCTCGGGGTGGCGCGCCGTTTCGATCTGCGTCATAACGCAACCGGTGTCGTTCAGTCGTTTCAGTTGAAGGGCGGCAGTTTGCTGGTGATGCGCGGCAGGACGCAGGCGGAATGGCGGCATCGCGTGCCGAAGGAGCCGAATGTGCAGGGTGAGCGGATCAATCTGACGTTTCGCTGGGTCACGCCACGCAGTT
This region includes:
- a CDS encoding diguanylate cyclase; its protein translation is MEYAAKKGKRFVQRIYRLRTAGLALGFISIAPVFLQLHHGPLLWALLLLYGFVWPHLARYAALAGAVPYRSEQRNLMVDAVFGGFWLVAIRFNLLPGVLMLSMLSMNNIASGGLRLFLRGVAANLVGAAIGIATLGFVLAPQSQMHIVIACLPVLVLYPLALGWSVYRMSRKLAAQTRTLEHLSRTDGLTGLLNRRYWEERLAAEFERCNTQRLTSCLLLIDLDHFKQINDSRGHLAGDTVLQSFADMLRDEFRHSDSIGRYGGEEFGVVLPDASLTEARAIATRLLHAVREKTKQEHVVSPFTISIGIAPCPPDGSDYHAWLLEADRSLYRAKVLGRDQIAVAGELEPASGTPVDPPSVHSNIKKG
- a CDS encoding GlxA family transcriptional regulator; the protein is MRSVAIAIFPGVQALDVAGPLDVFSEANGFLPAGEHYAVTVVGPERGVLRASNGLAIVADSTFDEVPQRFDLVLVAGGPALPVAQPDARLTAWIVQAAARSALYGSVCTGAFALGHAGLLDGRRVTTHWQHARQLADQFPRAQVDFDRIYLRDDRLVTSAGVTAGIDLSLALVAEDHGPRLALAVAKRLVVFAQRQGGQSQFSPYLTAPTDDASPVAKVQRHVMEHIRERFTVRELADVAGMSARNFARVFVEETGVTPHEFVERARMDAARKLLESSDGVLKAVAYDCGFGTADRMRAIFMKRIGATPMQYRERFRSLAG
- a CDS encoding HD domain-containing protein, whose protein sequence is MATTIAGIKIPDSIMAREATDLVRDTETDLLFHHSRRVFLFGALTGERKALKYDPELLYIGAMFHDMGLVEPYSSKDERFEVDGANAARDFLLRHGIAETDIEQVWDAIALHTTPGIPKHKKPVVALVTAGVEMDVLGLAYHDFTQEQRDQVTHAHPRGEGFKEGIIDAFAQGTIHKPETTFGNVKADVLALKDPHYHRGNFCSIILGSAWKQ
- a CDS encoding metallophosphoesterase; this translates as MRRFSQFFIRLILIGILFHVYVGFRLIPDLPVGGTWHWLAALYLVLSCLLIPLGMLARSITVTRPKLGDRLAWLGLMPMGFFSSLLVLTFVRDLLLASLLTVDAIWPHTIALAHWRTNSAAAVPLLALLSTAVGFFNARRRARVVTIDVPIDDLPNALDGFTIVQISDIHVGPTIKGRYVDAIVDAVNRLKPDLIAVTGDVVDGSVEQLTEHTRPLSRLTARHGAYLVTGNHEYYAGADAWIAEFQRLGLRVLMNEHEVIDHNDAQLVIAGVTDYSAGHFDPAHRSDPAGALLGAPSDVRIKVLLAHQPRTADAAADAGFTLQLSGHTHGGQFFPWNFFVRFQQPFTAGLARLNGLWVYTSRGTGYWGPPKRLGAPSEITRLRLIPAVPG
- a CDS encoding alpha-ketoglutarate-dependent dioxygenase AlkB family protein translates to MLDLFDDLPTPDVAWLPDWLTADTAAQFLARVASEVAWKQDTMGTPAGRIPLPRLTAWQGEPDAVYTYSGIRNVPDRWTPAVAELKSAAEAASGARFNSVLLNRYRQGNDSMGWHADAEPELGAQPVIASVSLGVARRFDLRHNATGVVQSFQLKGGSLLVMRGRTQAEWRHRVPKEPNVQGERINLTFRWVTPRSFPQR